In Halopseudomonas xinjiangensis, a single genomic region encodes these proteins:
- a CDS encoding ABC transporter ATP-binding protein — translation MCSDVAIQVTGLSKCYQIYDTPQSRLKQMLMRSRKKYYREFWALRDVSFELRRGETVGIIGRNGSGKSTLLQMVCGTLNPTAGEIRTNGKIAALLELGSGFNPEFTGRENVYMSASIYGLNRSQVDERFDKIAEFADIGDHMDQPVRNYSSGMYVRLAFAVIAHVDADILVIDEALAVGDAVFTQKCMRFIRRFKETGTLLFVSHDINSVLSLCNRAVWLHAGELRETGKAKDIAENYLQYTFQEVYGSTADLETIRKDDADEEQTAPVSDDPSSCLDYSATFDVSDNLDAANGWKSGAGEITAVELVNLSGQTEGVFQGGEKVEMTIRAVAHSDLKQPILGFLVRDRLGQDLFGENTLPFTDVLPIPVSAGEAFEARYTFRLPMLPNGQYLVMASLADGDLVDNVQHHWLHDAMVINVSSSKVRWGLVGVPFEKVILKKNS, via the coding sequence ATGTGCTCTGATGTCGCGATTCAGGTAACCGGTCTCAGCAAGTGCTACCAGATCTATGACACGCCGCAGAGTCGTCTAAAGCAGATGCTCATGCGCAGCCGGAAGAAGTACTACCGCGAGTTCTGGGCGCTGCGGGACGTCAGCTTCGAACTACGCCGGGGCGAGACGGTGGGGATTATCGGACGCAATGGCAGCGGCAAATCAACATTGTTGCAGATGGTCTGCGGAACGCTGAACCCGACCGCCGGCGAAATCCGCACCAATGGCAAGATTGCAGCGCTGCTCGAGCTCGGCAGCGGCTTCAACCCAGAGTTTACCGGCCGCGAAAACGTGTATATGTCCGCTTCGATCTATGGGTTGAACCGGAGTCAGGTGGACGAACGATTCGACAAGATCGCCGAGTTCGCCGACATTGGCGACCATATGGACCAGCCAGTCCGCAATTACTCCAGCGGGATGTACGTCAGGCTGGCGTTCGCTGTCATCGCCCATGTCGACGCGGATATTCTGGTGATTGACGAGGCCCTTGCGGTTGGTGATGCGGTCTTCACGCAGAAGTGCATGCGCTTCATTCGGCGGTTCAAGGAAACCGGTACGCTCCTCTTCGTCAGCCACGACATCAATTCCGTGCTTAGCCTGTGTAATCGGGCCGTGTGGCTGCACGCAGGGGAGCTGCGTGAGACCGGAAAAGCCAAGGACATCGCCGAGAACTACCTGCAGTACACCTTCCAGGAAGTCTATGGTTCGACGGCAGACCTGGAAACCATCCGCAAGGATGACGCCGACGAGGAACAAACGGCTCCGGTCTCGGATGACCCCAGCTCGTGCCTGGATTACTCAGCGACCTTTGACGTAAGCGATAATCTGGACGCTGCCAATGGCTGGAAAAGCGGGGCGGGAGAAATTACAGCCGTCGAACTGGTCAACCTTAGCGGTCAGACCGAGGGCGTATTTCAGGGCGGGGAAAAGGTCGAGATGACCATCCGCGCCGTGGCGCATAGCGACCTGAAGCAGCCCATTCTCGGTTTCCTGGTCAGGGATCGGCTCGGTCAGGATCTGTTTGGTGAGAACACGCTCCCATTCACGGACGTGCTCCCGATTCCGGTCTCTGCGGGAGAAGCCTTCGAAGCTCGCTATACGTTTCGGCTACCTATGTTGCCGAATGGTCAGTATCTCGTGATGGCTTCGCTGGCTGACGGCGATCTCGTCGACAATGTTCAGCATCACTGGCTGCACGATGCGATGGTGATCAATGTTTCGTCGAGCAAAGTCCGGTGGGGGCTCGTCGGGGTACCATTCGAAAAAGTCATTTTGAAGAAGAATTCATGA
- a CDS encoding ABC transporter permease, which produces MQRFDISPVRLAKDIWIHRGLIFNLSKREIVGRYRGSFIGIFWSFLTPLLMLVVFTFVFGEIFQARWGARGGGGGQGSLDFAVALFAGLLIFNFFSECISKAPGLVTSSANYVKKVVFPLEILTPVTLIAALFHLLAGYSILFLLMLFSSWEFSWHTLLLPVVFAPFLVLILGLTWGLSALGVYLRDVGQLIAPILTAMMFLSPIFYPLSSVHEKYLWIYQINPLTFIIEQTRAVLLESQIPNWNGYLLYSAVSVVVAFAGFAMFQKTRKGFADVL; this is translated from the coding sequence ATGCAGCGCTTCGACATTTCGCCGGTTCGCCTAGCGAAAGACATCTGGATACACCGTGGCCTGATATTCAACCTGTCGAAACGAGAAATCGTCGGAAGATACCGCGGCTCGTTCATCGGTATTTTCTGGTCGTTCCTGACACCGCTGCTGATGCTCGTGGTGTTCACCTTCGTCTTCGGTGAGATCTTCCAGGCCCGCTGGGGCGCGCGGGGCGGGGGCGGCGGGCAGGGGTCCCTGGACTTTGCCGTCGCGTTGTTCGCGGGTCTGCTGATCTTCAACTTTTTTTCTGAGTGCATCAGCAAGGCACCCGGTCTCGTTACCAGTAGCGCCAACTATGTGAAAAAGGTGGTATTTCCGCTGGAGATACTGACTCCGGTCACGTTGATTGCAGCCCTGTTTCACTTGCTGGCCGGTTATTCCATATTGTTCCTGCTGATGTTGTTTTCCAGCTGGGAGTTTTCCTGGCACACGTTGTTGTTGCCGGTTGTCTTCGCCCCGTTTCTGGTATTGATTCTGGGACTTACCTGGGGTCTTTCCGCGCTGGGGGTCTACCTGCGCGATGTCGGCCAGCTGATCGCTCCAATCCTTACGGCGATGATGTTTCTGAGTCCGATCTTCTATCCGCTGTCCAGCGTGCACGAAAAGTATCTCTGGATTTACCAGATCAATCCGCTGACGTTTATCATCGAGCAGACACGTGCAGTGCTGCTGGAATCGCAGATCCCAAACTGGAACGGCTACCTGTTGTACAGCGCAGTGAGTGTCGTGGTCGCCTTCGCGGGCTTTGCGATGTTCCAGAAGACGCGCAAGGGGTTCGCCGATGTGCTCTGA
- the rfbB gene encoding dTDP-glucose 4,6-dehydratase yields the protein MARILVTGGAGFIGSAVVRHLIDNTEHEVVNLDKLTYAGNLESLASVSEDSRYRFEQVDICDQAEVKRVFEQHQPDLVMHLAAESHVDRSIDGPGEFIQTNLIGTYVLLEQARAYYQSLSEDRKAAFRFHHISTDEVYGDLPHPEEQEGELPLFTEKTPYAPSSPYSASKAGSDHLVRAWHRTYGLPIVLTNCSNNYGPYHFPEKLVPLMILNAIEGKPLPVYGKGNQIRDWLFVEDHARALVLVATTGKIGETYNIGGHNEKQNIEVVHTICELLDEMHPRAKGSYKDLITTVKDRPGHDMRYAIDASKIKRELGWSPEETFESGIRKTVGWYLDNQQWCQRVQDGSYQRQRLGAGS from the coding sequence ATGGCTAGAATTCTGGTTACCGGCGGAGCTGGTTTCATCGGCTCGGCTGTCGTCAGGCATCTGATCGACAACACAGAGCATGAAGTGGTAAACCTCGACAAGCTCACCTATGCAGGCAACCTCGAATCGCTGGCGTCCGTAAGCGAGGACTCCCGGTATCGCTTCGAGCAGGTCGACATCTGCGACCAGGCTGAGGTGAAGCGTGTATTCGAGCAGCACCAGCCGGACCTGGTCATGCATCTGGCAGCTGAGTCCCATGTTGATCGTTCGATCGACGGCCCTGGCGAATTCATCCAGACCAACCTGATCGGCACCTATGTTCTGCTGGAGCAGGCGCGCGCTTACTACCAGTCGCTCAGCGAAGACCGCAAGGCTGCGTTCCGCTTTCACCACATCTCTACCGATGAAGTATATGGTGATCTGCCGCACCCCGAAGAGCAGGAAGGCGAGCTGCCGCTGTTCACCGAAAAGACGCCTTACGCACCCAGTTCGCCGTACTCGGCCAGCAAGGCCGGATCGGATCATCTGGTACGTGCCTGGCATCGCACCTACGGCTTGCCCATCGTCCTGACCAATTGCTCGAACAATTATGGCCCGTACCATTTCCCCGAGAAACTGGTGCCGTTGATGATCCTCAACGCCATCGAAGGCAAGCCGCTGCCGGTCTACGGCAAGGGAAATCAGATTCGTGACTGGTTGTTTGTGGAAGACCACGCGCGCGCATTGGTTCTGGTCGCCACCACCGGGAAAATCGGCGAGACTTATAACATCGGCGGCCACAACGAAAAGCAGAACATCGAGGTGGTGCATACCATCTGCGAACTTCTGGACGAGATGCATCCCCGCGCGAAGGGCAGCTACAAGGATCTGATAACGACCGTGAAGGACCGCCCTGGCCATGATATGCGCTACGCGATCGACGCTAGCAAGATCAAACGCGAGCTTGGCTGGTCGCCGGAAGAGACCTTCGAAAGCGGCATCCGCAAGACGGTCGGTTGGTATCTCGATAACCAGCAATGGTGCCAGCGGGTACAGGATGGGAGTTATCAGCGTCAGAGATTGGGAGCGGGAAGCTGA
- a CDS encoding glycosyltransferase family 2 protein: protein MKALPELYEQHKGKVSDKWSLYLKEYDELLSPYRDRSVNLLEIGIQNGGSLEIWSQYFPKAIRLVGCDINPNCAQLEYEDARIAVVVGDANSDESESAILSHAKKFDIIIDDGSHTSGDIVRSFARYFPYLKPGGILLAEDLHCSYWQGYQGGLYNPFSSITFFKRLGDVVNFEHWGRPGSRSTVLAGFAEHYGVTFSEEALAAVHSVQFVNSLCVVKKAPAPENVLGERLIVGETEPVLPLRETLSASPASTPDQSENPWTMLDRAPDEQFDTLKQQLAQREAQRADLSNRLAEESQRVSALDELVQHDAQQMQSLGEQHSADLRRIEELKGQILQHQQRAEEMERIVAQVWSSTSWKATSPLRIVGTQAKHLRTLGGGASHLFKHYGAIGSVRKVLEVMRTEGVAGFRHRVEQQVELQAENDYAEWVRLYDSLKDEDRKQIRRIVAEWVDPPLISIVVPTYNPSAAWFTEAVDSVRNQLYPNWELCIADDASTDPAVRPLLEKIAASDSRIKVVFREQNGHISAASNSALSLATGQWVALLDHDDLLPEHALYCVAKAIIEDPSVRMIYSDEDKMNEKGQRYSPYFKCDWNPDLFYSHNMFSHLGVYQKQLLDEIGGFRLGVEGSQDYDLALRCIERIDARAIHHIPRVLYHWRVHAESTASGADAKPYAMLAGMRAINEHFERTGVKGKVELVGPGYHASYDLEPTPPLVSLIIPTRNGVELLRQCVSSIREKTDYPNYELIIIDNGSDDPATLSYLRYIESPTVRVIRDDRPFNFSALNNVGAAAASGEVLGLINNDIEVISPSWLREMVSHALRPEVGAVGAKLSYPNDRIQHAGVVLGMGGVAEHAHKQLPRTAYGYFSRASLISGFSAVTGACLIVRKALYQELGGLNEELAVAYNDIDFCLRLKQAGYRNIFLPSAELYHHESATRGPESDPAKLERLAREEQYMWERWEAWLKHDPAYSPNLTLERQDFTLAWPPRVRALF, encoded by the coding sequence ATGAAAGCATTGCCGGAACTGTACGAGCAGCACAAGGGAAAAGTCTCTGACAAGTGGTCACTGTACTTGAAAGAGTACGATGAGCTGTTGAGCCCGTATCGCGACAGGTCGGTCAACCTGCTGGAGATCGGCATTCAGAACGGCGGATCGCTGGAAATCTGGAGTCAGTACTTCCCCAAGGCGATCCGGCTGGTTGGTTGTGACATCAATCCCAACTGCGCCCAGCTCGAATACGAGGATGCGCGCATCGCGGTGGTGGTAGGGGATGCCAATTCGGACGAGTCAGAATCGGCAATCCTGTCGCACGCAAAGAAGTTCGACATCATCATCGACGATGGGTCTCATACTTCCGGTGACATAGTTCGCTCCTTCGCTCGCTATTTTCCGTACCTGAAGCCAGGTGGAATATTGCTCGCTGAAGACTTGCACTGCAGTTACTGGCAAGGCTATCAGGGCGGACTCTACAATCCGTTTTCGTCGATCACCTTCTTCAAACGGCTTGGTGATGTCGTGAATTTCGAGCACTGGGGAAGGCCGGGTTCCCGGTCAACGGTACTGGCCGGGTTCGCGGAGCATTACGGCGTCACGTTCTCCGAAGAGGCCCTTGCCGCGGTTCATTCAGTGCAATTCGTCAATTCCCTTTGCGTGGTAAAAAAAGCGCCTGCGCCAGAGAATGTGCTGGGCGAGCGGCTCATCGTAGGGGAGACGGAGCCGGTTCTGCCGCTGCGTGAAACGCTCTCGGCTTCCCCTGCCAGCACTCCGGATCAAAGCGAAAACCCCTGGACAATGCTGGACCGTGCGCCAGATGAACAATTCGACACGCTGAAACAACAGCTCGCGCAGCGAGAAGCTCAACGGGCTGATCTCAGCAATCGCTTGGCAGAAGAATCCCAGCGGGTTTCAGCGCTCGACGAGCTTGTTCAGCATGACGCTCAGCAAATGCAGTCCCTGGGAGAGCAGCACAGTGCCGACCTGCGAAGAATTGAGGAGCTGAAGGGCCAGATACTTCAGCACCAGCAGCGTGCTGAAGAAATGGAGCGAATCGTCGCCCAGGTGTGGTCCTCCACCAGTTGGAAGGCGACCTCGCCACTGCGCATTGTCGGGACGCAGGCGAAGCATCTACGCACCCTCGGCGGCGGTGCCAGTCATCTCTTCAAGCATTACGGCGCTATCGGCTCGGTACGAAAGGTGTTGGAGGTCATGCGCACCGAAGGCGTTGCGGGCTTCAGGCATCGAGTCGAGCAACAGGTTGAACTCCAGGCTGAGAATGATTACGCCGAGTGGGTGCGCCTGTACGACAGCCTGAAAGACGAGGACCGCAAGCAGATTCGGCGAATCGTTGCTGAATGGGTAGATCCGCCGCTGATTTCGATCGTGGTGCCCACTTATAACCCTAGCGCTGCCTGGTTTACCGAAGCGGTCGACTCGGTGCGCAACCAGCTATACCCCAACTGGGAGCTCTGCATTGCGGATGATGCCTCGACTGACCCGGCAGTCAGGCCGCTGCTGGAGAAGATCGCCGCATCCGATTCCCGGATCAAGGTCGTGTTCCGCGAACAGAACGGACACATCTCGGCGGCCTCCAACAGCGCTCTCTCACTGGCGACCGGGCAGTGGGTCGCATTGCTGGATCACGACGATCTGTTGCCTGAGCACGCCCTGTATTGTGTCGCGAAGGCGATCATCGAGGATCCTTCCGTACGGATGATCTACTCCGACGAAGACAAGATGAATGAGAAAGGGCAGCGCTACAGCCCTTACTTCAAGTGCGACTGGAACCCGGATCTGTTCTACTCGCACAATATGTTTTCGCATCTGGGGGTGTACCAGAAGCAACTGCTCGACGAGATTGGCGGGTTCAGACTTGGGGTCGAAGGGTCTCAGGATTATGACCTTGCGCTTCGCTGTATCGAGCGTATCGATGCCAGAGCTATCCATCACATCCCGCGGGTGCTGTACCACTGGCGGGTGCATGCTGAAAGTACAGCCAGCGGTGCGGATGCCAAGCCCTACGCGATGCTCGCAGGCATGCGCGCCATCAACGAGCATTTCGAACGAACCGGAGTCAAGGGCAAGGTCGAGCTGGTCGGGCCGGGGTATCACGCTTCGTACGATCTGGAGCCTACGCCGCCGCTGGTTTCGCTCATCATTCCGACGCGTAACGGAGTCGAGCTTCTCCGGCAGTGCGTTTCGAGCATCCGCGAGAAGACCGACTACCCGAATTACGAGTTGATCATCATCGATAACGGTTCGGACGATCCCGCCACGCTGTCGTACCTGCGTTACATCGAGTCGCCGACAGTTCGAGTCATCCGCGATGACCGTCCGTTCAATTTCTCCGCGCTGAACAACGTAGGGGCGGCTGCAGCGTCGGGCGAGGTCCTCGGTCTGATCAATAACGACATCGAGGTTATTTCGCCGAGCTGGCTCCGCGAGATGGTGTCCCATGCGCTCCGGCCGGAGGTCGGTGCGGTTGGCGCGAAGCTTTCATATCCGAATGATCGTATTCAGCATGCTGGAGTGGTGCTGGGCATGGGTGGCGTCGCCGAACATGCTCACAAGCAACTGCCGCGGACGGCATACGGCTATTTCAGCCGCGCTAGCCTGATCAGCGGCTTTTCGGCGGTCACCGGCGCTTGTCTGATTGTGCGCAAGGCGCTCTACCAGGAACTGGGCGGGCTGAACGAAGAGCTCGCGGTCGCTTACAACGATATCGATTTCTGCCTCCGCCTCAAACAGGCCGGTTATCGCAATATCTTCCTGCCTTCCGCGGAGCTTTATCACCACGAGTCCGCGACCCGAGGGCCGGAAAGCGACCCGGCGAAGCTGGAGCGGCTTGCCAGGGAAGAGCAGTATATGTGGGAGCGCTGGGAAGCATGGCTGAAACACGACCCGGCCTACAGCCCCAACCTGACGCTCGAGCGCCAGGATTTCACCTTGGCCTGGCCGCCCCGGGTACGAGCCCTGTTCTGA